GATATAAGGCGAAATCGCCTGTGGGTACAGCCAAACTGATATTGCATTTCCTGGAAAAAACCAAACACAAAAACTACAAATATTTCATCCTTGGTGCAAAACAGGAAGTGTTGGAACAAGCGGTAAAAAATATGGCACAACAATATCCCAATATTAAAATTGTAGGTTCCCATCATGGTTATTTCAAGGAACAGGATGAAGAACGCATCTTTGAACAAATCCGGCAGGCAAAACCGGATGTATTGATGGCTGCGATGACATCACCGTTAAAAGAACGCATTTTGATGCAAAATCACTCAAAGATCGGTGTTCCTGTGGCCATTGGCGTAGGAGGTGGTGTGGATATTATAGCTGGATTTGTTACTCTTGCTCCAGTATGGATTAGCGACTTGGGTCTGGAATGGTTGTATCGACTGATACAGGAACCAAAAAGATTTTGGCCGAGATATAGGGAAACCTATCCAACTTATATTAAAATGGTAATGAAAAAATGTGTTGAGCAACGAATTACGCATAAATAATAAATGTCACAGAGTGACTCTTTTTTGGAAAGGTCGAGATGAGTGATTACGTAAAACATTATGAAGGAAAAACTGTATTGATTACGGGTGGTGCCGGTGCAATTGGTAGTAATCTCAGTCGAGCTATTGCCGAAGCTGGCGCAAAAACCGTCATTATTCTGGATAATCTGGTTTCATCCTATCAGTGGAATATTCCCAATCTGCCCAATGTAATGTTTGTGAAGGGGGATATTACCAATGAGAATATGATTAAACGTGTTTTTAATGAGAATCCTCAGATTGTGTTTCATTTAGCGGCATTCTTTGCCAATCAAAACTCGATTGATTATCCTGAGGTGGATTTGTATGTGAATGGCCAGGGAACCCTAAAATTACTGGAATATGCCAAATTCTGTAAGGTCGATCGATTTGTT
This genomic interval from SAR324 cluster bacterium contains the following:
- a CDS encoding WecB/TagA/CpsF family glycosyltransferase, producing the protein MDNKIDFMGLHYDNVDLDEAVAKMEQYIQEGTPHIVCSTAAELVVRAQTNQLLKDTYDKADLLTLDSKVNQWSAALLGYKAKSPVGTAKLILHFLEKTKHKNYKYFILGAKQEVLEQAVKNMAQQYPNIKIVGSHHGYFKEQDEERIFEQIRQAKPDVLMAAMTSPLKERILMQNHSKIGVPVAIGVGGGVDIIAGFVTLAPVWISDLGLEWLYRLIQEPKRFWPRYRETYPTYIKMVMKKCVEQRITHK